Proteins encoded by one window of Pseudomonas sp. LS44:
- a CDS encoding anhydro-N-acetylmuramic acid kinase, whose translation MPLYIGVMSGTSLDGLDIALLEHSEQPHLLATHYLPMPTALRSELLALCASGPDELARAALAEQQWASLAAQGIHALLTAQNLHAADIRAIGSHGQTVRHEPSRGFTVQIGNPALLAELSGISVVADFRRRDVAAGGQGAPLVPAFHEALFDDGKTPQAVLNIGGFSNLSLLEPQQSVRGFDCGPGNVLMDAWIQHQQGASFDRNGAWAASGQVQPTLLGALLSDPFFQGRGPKSTGRELFNLPWLEQHLRQLPSFAAEDVQATLLEMTAQSIVESLLVAQPDVTRLLVCGGGAHNGALMARLAAFLPKTQVSSTADYGVPPDWVEAMAFAWLAHCCLEGIAANRPSVTGARGLRILGAIYPA comes from the coding sequence ATGCCTCTCTATATTGGGGTTATGTCTGGGACCAGCCTGGACGGACTGGACATCGCGCTGCTCGAGCACAGCGAACAACCTCATCTCCTGGCCACTCACTATCTGCCGATGCCAACCGCGTTGCGCAGCGAGTTGCTCGCCCTCTGCGCGTCCGGCCCGGATGAGCTGGCCCGCGCGGCGCTTGCCGAACAACAGTGGGCAAGCCTCGCCGCTCAAGGTATTCACGCCCTTCTCACCGCTCAGAACCTGCACGCAGCAGACATCCGTGCGATCGGCAGTCACGGCCAGACCGTGCGCCATGAACCGAGCCGCGGCTTCACTGTGCAGATCGGCAACCCCGCGCTGCTCGCCGAGCTAAGCGGGATCAGCGTGGTGGCCGATTTCCGTCGCCGCGATGTGGCAGCCGGCGGCCAAGGTGCGCCGTTGGTACCGGCATTCCATGAAGCGTTGTTCGATGACGGTAAGACCCCGCAAGCCGTGCTGAATATCGGCGGCTTCAGCAACCTCAGCCTGCTGGAGCCGCAGCAGTCCGTACGCGGCTTTGATTGCGGACCTGGGAATGTCCTCATGGACGCTTGGATCCAACATCAGCAAGGCGCCAGCTTTGACCGTAATGGCGCCTGGGCCGCCAGCGGCCAGGTGCAACCGACGCTCTTGGGGGCGCTGCTCAGCGATCCCTTCTTTCAAGGGCGTGGCCCGAAAAGCACCGGTCGGGAGCTGTTCAATCTGCCCTGGCTGGAACAGCACCTGCGCCAACTGCCGAGCTTTGCCGCAGAAGACGTGCAGGCCACGCTGCTGGAAATGACTGCCCAGAGCATCGTCGAGTCACTGCTCGTCGCCCAGCCGGACGTCACCCGCCTGCTGGTTTGTGGCGGTGGTGCGCATAACGGCGCACTAATGGCACGGCTCGCGGCCTTCCTACCGAAGACCCAAGTCAGCAGCACCGCCGACTATGGCGTACCACCCGACTGGGTTGAGGCCATGGCGTTCGCCTGGTTAGCGCAT
- the tyrS gene encoding tyrosine--tRNA ligase: MKSVEEQLALIKRGAEEVLVEAELIEKLQRGQPLRIKAGFDPTAPDLHLGHTVLINKLRQFQELGHQVIFLIGDFTGMIGDPSGKSATRPPLTREQVLENAETYKTQVFKILDPAKTEVAFNSTWMDLLTPADFIRLASQYTVARMLERDDFDKRYSSNQPIAIHEFLYPLVQGYDSVALRADVELGGTDQKFNLLMGRELQRAYGQSSQCIVTMPLLEGLDGVKKMSKSLGNYVGIQEAPGAMYSKLVSIPDTLMWRYFELLSFRSMEEIESLKNDVRQGANPRDIKIQLAEEIVARFHGQEAAAIAHRAAGNRMKEGELPEDLPEQELMSVEDMPIASVLNKAGLVKNAAVARDLLASGGVRVDGQVVDRGFVFRLGQTHVCQAGKRAFARISLKAE; this comes from the coding sequence ATGAAGTCGGTCGAAGAGCAGCTGGCGCTGATCAAGCGCGGAGCGGAAGAGGTTCTAGTTGAGGCGGAGCTGATTGAAAAGCTGCAGCGCGGTCAGCCGCTGCGTATTAAGGCAGGCTTCGATCCAACCGCGCCGGATCTGCATTTAGGCCACACCGTCCTTATTAATAAGTTGCGCCAGTTCCAAGAGCTCGGGCATCAGGTGATTTTCCTGATCGGCGATTTCACCGGCATGATCGGTGATCCAAGTGGCAAAAGCGCCACGCGTCCGCCTTTGACTCGTGAGCAGGTCTTGGAGAATGCGGAAACGTATAAGACTCAGGTCTTCAAGATTCTCGATCCGGCAAAGACCGAGGTGGCATTCAACTCGACTTGGATGGATCTGCTGACTCCGGCGGATTTCATTCGCCTAGCATCGCAGTACACCGTGGCGCGGATGCTTGAGCGGGATGATTTCGATAAGCGCTACTCGAGCAATCAGCCTATCGCCATCCATGAGTTCCTCTATCCGCTTGTGCAGGGTTATGACTCGGTTGCGTTGCGAGCGGACGTGGAGCTCGGTGGCACCGATCAGAAATTCAATCTCCTGATGGGGCGCGAATTGCAGCGCGCCTACGGCCAGTCGTCCCAATGCATTGTCACCATGCCTTTGTTGGAAGGCTTGGATGGCGTGAAGAAGATGTCGAAGTCTCTTGGGAACTATGTCGGCATCCAGGAAGCGCCGGGCGCGATGTACAGCAAGTTGGTTTCCATCCCGGACACATTAATGTGGCGTTATTTCGAGCTTCTGAGCTTTCGCTCAATGGAAGAAATCGAAAGTCTTAAGAATGATGTTCGCCAAGGCGCCAATCCGCGCGATATCAAGATCCAGTTGGCGGAAGAGATCGTCGCGCGCTTTCACGGTCAGGAGGCTGCGGCGATTGCCCATCGCGCGGCGGGCAATCGTATGAAGGAGGGTGAGCTTCCGGAGGATTTGCCCGAGCAGGAGCTGATGTCGGTGGAGGATATGCCGATTGCTTCCGTCCTTAATAAGGCAGGCTTGGTAAAGAATGCTGCAGTTGCTCGGGATCTGCTGGCATCCGGCGGTGTGCGTGTTGATGGTCAGGTCGTGGATCGGGGTTTCGTATTCCGGCTCGGCCAGACTCATGTTTGTCAGGCGGGGAAGAGGGCGTTTGCTCGAATTTCGTTGAAAGCAGAGTAA
- a CDS encoding peptidoglycan DD-metalloendopeptidase family protein, whose translation MTNTKSKAPPLYPKSHILAASGVAALLSLALLVFPSREVEAKKTHLNLELDNGTERVLQEKDDLRSETLPAPQDTSPFAQIESSVNDKNSAEQDADQTPNTPAPLTATQPPPSDPGHRAITVANGDTLSTLFAKVGLTSNDVHSVVNSSKDAKRFGQLKVGQMLEFQLDPSGQLNSLHSKLSDLESISLTKSDKGFAFKRELTKPEVRNAYSRGIIDSSLFLSAKRAGMSHDLTMELANAFGYDIDFAQDIREGDEFEVIYEEKVVNAKRVGTGSILAARFINRGKLYTAVRYTNKQGISSYYTADGNSMRKAFIRTPVDFARISSRFSMGRKHPILNKIRAHKGVDYAAPRGTPIKAAGDGKVLLAGRRGGYGNTIIIQHGNSYRTLYGHMNGFAKGVRTGSQVRQGQIIGYIGTTGLSTGPHLHYEFQVNGAHVDPLSRKLPMADPIARTEKQRFMQQSKPLLARMDQEKATMLALNKR comes from the coding sequence ATGACCAATACCAAATCCAAAGCGCCGCCGCTCTACCCCAAAAGCCATATCCTGGCCGCGAGTGGCGTTGCAGCCCTCCTGAGCCTTGCCCTGCTGGTCTTCCCTTCGCGCGAAGTCGAGGCCAAGAAAACCCATCTGAATCTCGAGCTCGATAACGGCACGGAGCGGGTTTTGCAGGAGAAGGACGACCTTCGATCCGAGACCCTTCCCGCACCTCAGGACACCTCGCCATTCGCCCAGATCGAGAGTTCTGTAAACGATAAAAACAGCGCCGAACAAGACGCGGATCAAACACCGAACACCCCCGCCCCCCTTACCGCCACACAACCGCCGCCATCCGACCCTGGCCACCGCGCCATCACCGTGGCCAACGGAGACACCTTGTCCACGCTTTTTGCCAAAGTGGGCTTAACGTCCAATGATGTGCATAGCGTGGTCAACAGCAGCAAGGATGCGAAACGCTTTGGCCAGCTGAAGGTCGGTCAAATGCTGGAGTTCCAGCTAGACCCGAGCGGCCAACTCAACAGCCTGCACAGCAAACTCAGCGATCTGGAAAGCATCAGCCTGACCAAAAGCGATAAAGGCTTCGCGTTCAAACGCGAACTGACCAAGCCGGAGGTGCGCAACGCCTACTCCCGCGGCATTATCGACAGCTCCTTATTCCTTTCGGCTAAACGCGCGGGGATGTCGCATGACTTGACGATGGAGCTAGCCAACGCATTTGGCTACGACATCGACTTCGCCCAAGACATCCGTGAAGGTGACGAATTCGAGGTGATCTACGAAGAGAAGGTGGTCAACGCCAAGCGCGTCGGCACCGGCAGCATTCTCGCCGCCCGATTCATCAACCGTGGCAAGCTCTACACCGCAGTGCGCTACACCAACAAACAGGGGATCAGCAGCTACTACACCGCCGACGGCAATAGCATGCGCAAGGCCTTCATTCGCACGCCAGTGGATTTCGCCCGCATCAGCTCGCGCTTCTCCATGGGCCGCAAGCATCCGATCCTGAACAAGATCCGCGCCCATAAAGGTGTCGATTACGCCGCCCCACGCGGCACGCCAATCAAAGCTGCCGGCGACGGGAAGGTGCTTCTGGCGGGGCGCCGCGGTGGATATGGCAACACCATCATCATCCAGCACGGCAACAGCTACCGCACCCTGTACGGACATATGAACGGTTTTGCCAAAGGCGTGCGCACCGGCAGCCAAGTCAGGCAGGGGCAGATCATCGGCTACATCGGTACCACCGGCCTTTCGACCGGCCCGCACTTGCACTATGAATTCCAGGTCAATGGCGCCCATGTCGACCCGCTGAGCCGCAAGCTGCCCATGGCTGACCCGATCGCCCGCACAGAAAAACAGCGTTTCATGCAGCAAAGCAAACCGCTACTGGCGCGCATGGATCAGGAAAAGGCCACCATGCTGGCGCTGAACAAGCGCTAA